One Paenarthrobacter aurescens TC1 DNA window includes the following coding sequences:
- a CDS encoding M23 peptidase domain protein (identified by match to protein family HMM PF01551): MSGLKLIVSTILTLVVAGGTSSAAPAPEARWSWPLSPKPSILRTFDPPDKPWLSGHRGVDLGPTPDGGPVTAPSDGVVTFAGVVVDRPVLTIEQGDGLKSSFEPVASELKPGNAVRRGQVIGTIEPGHCVGATCLHWGVRRGEDYVNPLGFVTDMRPSVLLPLSRVPAAAANVLDDGRNSGDRPAGYQRVDFVRAFVGVDGFGVRKDLGHPIVRNDAVATQDASSQGNTFAHAGRRERLGQGRLLVLGRSCVFELGQAHHHSQGGHGVAENLNQLVLHQLERCQGPPELLTLHGVAARDIEGCHLKPDRLPCDGQAGHLEDLVGIAEAVPVGQLEEVWNHHVVQGDVRVLHRAQRDLVLNLAGRVTGQLGVHQERLDLVVGYILGVDDYPVGESGIADPALGAVEDPVVTVAHCGGPRPTCNIGATQGLGQAERTDLLQGVDVRQPSVLLLLGRERLDGTREESIVDTHERRNGSICPGYLRVEHTGEQVRVPLATNGADQVQFPELGNEVHGELASVPAIHSDGLDLTRKKLPDLGEAVLLFPCQHLLKGVEVAVGIRKVGGVECSVGHIRSFRGGHLRPRQVRSD, encoded by the coding sequence ATGTCCGGTTTGAAGCTCATCGTGTCCACAATTCTTACCCTCGTTGTCGCAGGAGGGACGAGCAGCGCTGCGCCCGCGCCAGAGGCCCGGTGGAGCTGGCCGCTCTCCCCCAAGCCGTCCATCCTGCGAACATTTGACCCGCCGGACAAACCGTGGCTCAGCGGGCATCGAGGGGTGGACTTGGGACCAACGCCCGACGGCGGCCCGGTCACCGCGCCGTCGGATGGCGTGGTGACCTTTGCCGGCGTCGTAGTTGATCGCCCGGTGCTGACCATCGAGCAGGGCGATGGCCTCAAGAGCAGCTTTGAACCCGTCGCCAGTGAACTCAAGCCCGGCAACGCTGTCCGCAGGGGTCAGGTCATTGGCACCATTGAGCCCGGTCACTGCGTTGGCGCTACGTGCCTGCACTGGGGCGTCCGCCGCGGCGAGGACTACGTCAATCCACTTGGCTTCGTGACGGACATGCGACCGTCCGTCCTGCTTCCGCTCAGCAGAGTCCCCGCTGCAGCAGCGAACGTCCTAGACGATGGCCGAAACTCCGGTGATCGCCCGGCCGGTTACCAGCGTGTTGATTTCGTGCGTGCCTTCGTAGGAGTAGATGGCTTCGGCGTCCGAAAAGATCTTGGCCATCCCATAGTCCGTAACGATGCCGTTGCCACCCAGGATGCTTCGTCCCAGGGCAACACTTTCGCGCATGCGGGCCGTCGTGAACGCCTTGGCCAGGGCCGACTGCTCGTCCTTGGCCGCTCCTGCGTCTTCGAGTTGGGCCAAGCGCACCATCATTCCCAGGGAGGCCACGGTGTTGCCGAGAATTTGAACCAACTGGTTCTGCACCAACTGGAACGCTGCCAGGGGCCGCCCGAACTGTTGACGCTCCACGGCGTAGCTGCGCGCGACATCGAAGGCTGCCATTTGAAGCCCGACCGCCTGCCATGCGACGGCCAGGCGGGTCACCTTGAGGACCTTGTTGGTATCGCGGAAGCTGTTCCCGTTGGCCAGCTTGAAGAAGTCTGGAACCACCACGTTGTCCAGGGTGATGTCCGCGTTCTGCACCGTGCGCAGCGAGATCTTGTTCTCAATCTTGCTGGCCGAGTAACCGGGCAGCTTGGTGTCCACCAGGAACGCCTTGACCTGGTTGTCGGCTACATCCTTGGCGTAGATGACTACCCAGTCGGAGAAAGTGGCATTGCCGATCCAGCGCTTGGCGCCGTTGAGGATCCAGTTGTCACCGTCGCGCATTGCGGTGGTCCGCGTCCCACCTGCAACATCGGAGCCACCCAGGGGCTCGGTCAGGCCGAACGCACCGATCTTCTTCAGGGAGTAGATGTCCGGCAGCCAAGCGTCCTTCTGCTCCTGGGACGCGAGCGCCTCGATGGAACCCGTGAAGAGTCCATCGTGGACACCCATGAACGTCGCAATGGAAGCATCTGCCCGGGTTACCTCCGCGTGGAGCATACCGGCGAACAGGTTCGAGTACCCCTGGCGACGAACGGGGCTGACCAAGTCCAGTTCCCCGAGCTTGGGAATGAGGTCCATGGGGAACTCGCCTCGGTTCCAGCAATCCACAGCGATGGGCTTGACCTCACGCGCAAGAAACTCCCGGACCTCGGCGAGGCGGTCCTGCTCTTTCCCTGTCAGCATCTCCTCAAAGGCGTAGAAGTCGCCGTCGGCATACGGAAGGTTGGTGGCGTCGAATGCAGCGTTGGACATATTCGCTCCTTCAGGGGTGGTCACCTGCGACCACGTCAGGTCCGGAGTGACTGA
- the tsf gene encoding translation elongation factor Ts (identified by match to protein family HMM PF00627; match to protein family HMM PF00889; match to protein family HMM TIGR00116), whose amino-acid sequence MANYTAADIKALRERTGAGMMDVKKALDEANGDAEKAIEIIRIKGLKGATKREGRSTAEGLVAAKVNGGVGVMIEVNCETDFVAKADKFIQLADKVLNVAVESGAADLETLLATEVDGKPLSEVVVEEGAVLGEKVVVRRISRVEGTTVDAYLHKTSKDLPAQVGVLFAVDGEGEAAATAAHDIAVHVAAMAPNYLTREDVPAELVESERRIAEETAKAEGKPEAALSKIVEGRVTGFYKGEVLVDQAFAKDSKKTVAQVLEEAGVKATAVTRFRVGN is encoded by the coding sequence ATGGCGAACTACACTGCTGCTGACATCAAGGCCCTGCGCGAGCGCACCGGCGCCGGCATGATGGACGTCAAGAAGGCTCTTGACGAGGCCAACGGTGACGCCGAGAAGGCCATCGAGATCATCCGCATCAAGGGCCTCAAGGGTGCTACCAAGCGCGAAGGCCGTTCGACTGCTGAAGGCCTGGTTGCTGCCAAGGTCAACGGCGGCGTTGGCGTAATGATCGAGGTCAACTGCGAGACCGACTTCGTCGCCAAGGCTGACAAGTTCATCCAGCTGGCTGACAAGGTTCTCAACGTTGCAGTCGAGTCCGGCGCAGCCGACCTCGAGACCCTGCTGGCCACCGAGGTTGACGGCAAGCCGTTGTCCGAAGTTGTCGTCGAAGAGGGCGCTGTCCTCGGCGAGAAGGTTGTTGTCCGCCGTATCTCCCGCGTTGAGGGCACCACGGTTGACGCTTACCTGCACAAGACGTCCAAGGACCTCCCGGCCCAGGTCGGCGTCCTGTTCGCTGTCGACGGTGAAGGCGAAGCCGCTGCCACCGCCGCACACGACATCGCTGTCCACGTTGCAGCCATGGCTCCGAACTACCTGACCCGCGAGGATGTCCCGGCCGAACTGGTCGAGTCCGAGCGTCGCATCGCCGAAGAGACCGCAAAGGCTGAAGGCAAGCCCGAAGCTGCGCTCTCCAAGATCGTGGAAGGCCGCGTGACGGGCTTCTACAAGGGCGAAGTTCTGGTTGACCAGGCATTCGCCAAGGATTCCAAGAAGACTGTTGCACAGGTCCTCGAAGAAGCCGGCGTCAAGGCAACCGCAGTAACCCGTTTCCGCGTCGGAAACTAG
- the pyrH gene encoding uridylate kinase (identified by match to protein family HMM PF00696; match to protein family HMM TIGR02075) yields MAAPFSCTRPGSTCADPQHDNLARVHQREGTMETVNTAIQPEKTRRRVLLKLSGEVIGGGKLGVDPETVRAIAKQIAAAVTEVEVAIVVGGGNFFRGAELSQSGMDRSRADYMGMLGTVMNCLALQDFLEQAGVETRVQSAITMGQVAEAYIPRRAIRHMEKGRVVIFGAGAGLPYFSTDTVAAQRALEVHADVVLMAKSGVDGVYTADPKKDPTAEKLDVLSYDDALRRDIRVMDQTAMTMCKDNSLSMVVFGMEGEGNVTRAILGETLGTLVTP; encoded by the coding sequence GTGGCCGCCCCTTTTTCATGCACCCGTCCGGGTAGTACCTGCGCGGACCCACAGCACGATAATCTAGCCAGAGTCCACCAACGGGAAGGCACCATGGAAACCGTCAACACTGCTATCCAGCCCGAGAAGACCCGTCGACGTGTACTTCTGAAACTTTCCGGCGAGGTCATCGGCGGAGGCAAACTCGGCGTCGATCCTGAGACCGTCCGTGCCATCGCCAAGCAGATCGCGGCAGCGGTCACCGAGGTCGAAGTGGCCATCGTTGTCGGCGGAGGTAACTTCTTCCGTGGCGCCGAGCTCTCTCAGAGCGGCATGGACCGCTCGCGCGCCGATTACATGGGCATGCTGGGCACTGTCATGAACTGCCTGGCGCTGCAGGACTTCCTGGAGCAGGCCGGCGTTGAAACGCGTGTCCAGAGCGCCATCACCATGGGCCAGGTGGCAGAGGCTTACATCCCCCGCCGGGCTATCCGCCACATGGAAAAGGGCCGCGTGGTCATTTTCGGCGCGGGCGCGGGCTTGCCCTACTTCTCCACCGATACAGTCGCTGCGCAGCGTGCCCTCGAAGTGCACGCAGATGTGGTCCTCATGGCCAAGAGTGGCGTGGATGGCGTCTACACCGCCGATCCCAAAAAGGACCCCACGGCCGAGAAGCTGGATGTCCTCAGTTACGATGACGCCTTGCGCCGTGACATCCGGGTCATGGACCAGACCGCAATGACCATGTGCAAGGACAACAGTCTCTCCATGGTGGTCTTCGGTATGGAGGGTGAAGGCAACGTAACCCGTGCCATCCTCGGCGAAACGCTGGGAACCCTGGTTACTCCCTAG
- the frr gene encoding ribosome recycling factor (identified by match to protein family HMM PF01765; match to protein family HMM TIGR00496), which translates to MIEETLLEAGEKMDKAVEVAKDDFASIRTGRANPALYNKVIVEYYGTPTPLQQLASFGVPDARTILITPYDKTALRDIEKALSDSEVGANPSNDGNVIRVTIPELTKERRKEYVKIVKGKGEDAKVSIRSIRRKAKDSLDKLVKDGEAGEDEGARAEKELDALTKQHVDSIDELLKRKEAELLEV; encoded by the coding sequence GTGATCGAAGAGACCTTGCTCGAAGCCGGCGAGAAGATGGATAAGGCGGTGGAAGTAGCCAAGGACGATTTCGCCTCGATCCGTACTGGCCGCGCCAACCCGGCCCTCTACAACAAGGTGATCGTCGAGTACTACGGCACACCCACGCCGCTGCAGCAGCTGGCCTCCTTCGGCGTGCCGGATGCCCGGACCATTCTCATCACGCCCTACGACAAGACCGCACTGCGTGACATCGAGAAGGCCCTCAGCGACTCTGAGGTGGGCGCCAACCCCTCCAACGATGGCAACGTCATCCGCGTGACCATCCCGGAGCTCACCAAAGAGCGCCGCAAGGAGTACGTAAAGATCGTCAAGGGCAAGGGTGAGGACGCCAAGGTCTCCATCCGCAGCATCCGCCGCAAGGCCAAAGACTCCCTGGACAAGCTCGTCAAGGACGGCGAAGCCGGAGAAGACGAGGGTGCACGCGCTGAGAAGGAACTCGACGCCCTGACGAAGCAGCATGTCGACAGCATCGATGAGCTGCTCAAGCGCAAGGAAGCCGAGCTGCTCGAGGTCTGA
- a CDS encoding putative phosphatidate cytidylyltransferase (identified by match to protein family HMM PF01148), translating into MNQAEPAPAERVPTRDTPKRVRRVRKNPTPKAGRNLPAAIGVGLSMLLAVLGGLLFLPLGFVLLTTAFAVLGVWEVFRALEAQGTRMPIIPVMVGSLVMPVSAYFGGLEGLLFTMTASSVAVLLWRSIESAAGAPRAVFAGVFALAWIPFLISFAALPLHATGGATPVGFWPDGIPDGAWQIASMLLLVVSNDTFGYIVGATFGKHPMAPKISPKKSWEGFAGSVGGAMVIGVLACIFLLDKPWWVGLVLAVGMVAASTAGDLAESMVKRELGVKDMSSILPGHGGVMDRLDSIVFAAPVAYVLFALLSGV; encoded by the coding sequence ATGAACCAGGCTGAGCCGGCGCCCGCTGAGCGGGTCCCGACACGCGATACCCCCAAGCGCGTCAGACGCGTGCGGAAGAACCCCACACCCAAGGCAGGCCGCAATCTTCCGGCCGCCATCGGCGTCGGGCTTTCCATGCTTTTGGCCGTTTTGGGAGGATTGCTTTTCCTCCCGCTGGGATTCGTCCTGCTCACCACCGCCTTCGCGGTCCTGGGTGTTTGGGAAGTTTTCCGGGCGCTTGAGGCGCAAGGGACCCGGATGCCGATCATTCCTGTGATGGTCGGCAGTCTGGTGATGCCGGTATCGGCCTACTTCGGCGGACTGGAGGGCTTGCTGTTCACGATGACGGCGAGCTCCGTGGCTGTTCTGCTGTGGCGCTCCATTGAGAGCGCTGCAGGTGCGCCCCGGGCGGTGTTCGCCGGCGTTTTCGCGCTGGCTTGGATTCCGTTCCTCATCAGCTTCGCGGCGTTGCCGCTCCATGCCACCGGTGGTGCCACTCCCGTGGGCTTCTGGCCGGATGGGATTCCCGACGGCGCCTGGCAGATCGCGTCGATGTTGCTGCTGGTGGTCTCCAATGACACGTTCGGCTACATCGTTGGTGCTACCTTCGGGAAACACCCCATGGCGCCCAAGATCAGCCCCAAGAAGTCCTGGGAGGGCTTTGCTGGGTCAGTCGGCGGGGCCATGGTCATTGGTGTCCTGGCATGCATCTTCCTCCTCGACAAACCCTGGTGGGTAGGGCTGGTGCTTGCCGTTGGAATGGTGGCCGCATCGACCGCCGGCGACCTCGCCGAGTCCATGGTCAAGCGTGAACTCGGCGTCAAGGACATGAGCAGCATCCTGCCCGGCCACGGCGGCGTGATGGACCGCTTGGACTCCATCGTGTTCGCAGCCCCTGTAGCCTATGTTCTGTTCGCGCTGCTGAGCGGCGTCTGA
- a CDS encoding hypothetical protein (identified by Glimmer2; putative), with amino-acid sequence MFLTFTSASLLSLALVGNATQFSDAFRAFALTILSIDVMVGLLTQVRVLNVGMEDLMYVIAMNRLRAAYVELDPGMARYLMAAHHDDLAGSDQTYYFLGPRSSLGQLAGSSMIFMMTANSALLALWSGSALLALGLPMAVFVSIAVFVALAFFTVSMLVGKRAYDQAYKNNPPISPTPRQS; translated from the coding sequence ATGTTCCTGACGTTCACCTCGGCCAGCCTCTTGAGCTTGGCGCTGGTAGGCAACGCTACCCAGTTCTCAGATGCGTTCAGGGCTTTCGCGCTGACCATTCTCAGCATTGACGTCATGGTCGGTTTACTGACACAGGTCCGCGTACTGAACGTCGGCATGGAAGACCTGATGTACGTGATCGCCATGAACAGGCTGCGGGCTGCGTACGTGGAACTCGATCCGGGAATGGCCCGCTACCTTATGGCGGCCCACCACGACGATTTGGCCGGCTCCGACCAGACCTACTACTTTCTGGGCCCCCGGAGTTCGCTGGGCCAATTGGCAGGCAGCAGCATGATCTTCATGATGACTGCGAACTCCGCGTTGCTGGCGTTGTGGTCGGGTTCGGCGCTCCTGGCACTGGGACTTCCCATGGCAGTCTTCGTATCCATCGCGGTCTTCGTAGCCTTGGCCTTCTTCACCGTCTCCATGCTTGTGGGCAAGCGCGCCTATGACCAGGCCTACAAGAACAACCCGCCGATCTCGCCGACTCCCCGGCAGTCTTGA
- a CDS encoding putative sodium:solute symporter family protein (identified by match to protein family HMM PF00474) yields MNPAVGLFAFLAVSIATAVIGFYGLRISRTTGDFYVASRTVPPWWNASAIGGEYLSAASFLGVAGLILLSGTDALWFPVGYTAGYLMLLLFVAAPLRRSGAYTIPDFTEARLDSKLVRRVTSLVVVAVGWLYIVPQLHGAALTIRITTGLPSWVGSTAVVLVVCLTVVAGGMRSITFVQAFQYWLKLTALAVPVVFVLLVLSGNGAQPQAPLPVNPTGQSAAGAYQHISLLVALLFGTLGLPHVLVRFYTNPDGQSARRTTLIVLGLLSVFYLFPTLSGAVGRMFAPELAQSGQADALILLLPGRLVGGVAGDMLSALVVAGAFGAFLSTTSGLVVSLSGVISQDLFGGSVKGFRLAALLAAVVPLGFALMTDTLALAGSVGLVFAFTASTICPVLLLGIWWRGLTDTGAIAGMLTGAFLCGGAMVAGTLMGPGNAPAWLAQPAAWSVPAAFAVTVTVSIMTKNRVPASVNRVMSRLHVPERPVVTER; encoded by the coding sequence GTGAACCCTGCTGTTGGGCTCTTCGCGTTTCTGGCCGTTTCCATTGCAACGGCGGTCATTGGCTTCTACGGCCTGCGCATCTCACGCACCACGGGCGACTTCTACGTTGCGTCACGAACGGTTCCGCCGTGGTGGAACGCTTCTGCGATTGGCGGCGAGTACCTGTCCGCCGCCAGCTTTCTGGGAGTCGCCGGGCTGATCCTGCTTTCAGGAACTGACGCGCTTTGGTTCCCGGTGGGCTACACCGCGGGTTACCTGATGCTGCTGCTCTTCGTCGCCGCTCCCCTGCGTCGATCCGGTGCCTACACCATTCCGGATTTCACCGAAGCCCGCCTTGACTCCAAACTGGTCCGCCGAGTGACCAGCCTCGTGGTGGTGGCCGTTGGATGGCTGTACATCGTGCCCCAACTCCACGGCGCGGCGCTCACCATCCGGATCACTACCGGCCTGCCGTCGTGGGTAGGTTCGACGGCGGTGGTACTGGTTGTGTGCCTCACGGTGGTAGCAGGCGGAATGCGCTCCATAACCTTTGTGCAGGCCTTCCAGTACTGGCTGAAGCTGACTGCTTTGGCAGTGCCTGTGGTGTTCGTCCTGCTGGTCTTATCAGGCAACGGTGCACAGCCGCAGGCGCCACTGCCTGTCAACCCCACCGGCCAAAGCGCTGCAGGGGCGTACCAACACATCTCCCTGTTGGTGGCACTGTTGTTCGGCACACTGGGCCTGCCGCACGTCCTGGTGAGGTTCTATACCAACCCGGACGGCCAATCGGCCCGACGGACAACGTTGATTGTGTTGGGACTACTCTCTGTTTTCTATCTGTTTCCCACGCTCTCCGGCGCCGTAGGACGGATGTTCGCGCCGGAGCTCGCACAGTCCGGCCAGGCCGATGCCCTGATCTTGCTGCTGCCCGGCAGGCTTGTGGGAGGCGTGGCCGGAGACATGCTCTCTGCCCTGGTTGTGGCCGGTGCCTTCGGCGCGTTCCTGTCCACGACGTCGGGACTGGTGGTTTCGCTGTCCGGCGTCATCAGCCAGGACCTCTTTGGAGGAAGCGTCAAGGGTTTCCGCCTCGCAGCGCTGCTCGCCGCCGTCGTGCCTTTGGGTTTTGCCTTGATGACGGACACCCTGGCCCTGGCTGGAAGCGTTGGACTGGTCTTCGCCTTCACTGCATCCACCATTTGCCCTGTGCTGTTGCTGGGGATCTGGTGGCGTGGGCTGACAGATACGGGCGCTATCGCGGGCATGCTGACCGGCGCGTTTCTTTGTGGCGGAGCCATGGTGGCAGGCACCCTCATGGGTCCCGGGAACGCGCCCGCGTGGCTGGCGCAGCCCGCGGCGTGGAGCGTTCCGGCCGCTTTCGCGGTGACCGTCACGGTGTCGATCATGACGAAGAACCGCGTGCCGGCCTCAGTGAATCGCGTGATGTCCCGCCTGCATGTGCCGGAGCGGCCGGTCGTCACGGAGAGATAG